From the Mangifera indica cultivar Alphonso chromosome 10, CATAS_Mindica_2.1, whole genome shotgun sequence genome, one window contains:
- the LOC123228246 gene encoding transcription initiation factor TFIID subunit 1-like isoform X3, giving the protein MGCYESSSASKDSQDEDEEEGYEDASWGNRVLGFMFGNVDNSGDLDVDYLDEDAKEHLAALADKLGPSLTEIDLSVNSPQMPVDPADQGDVVYQENLSHAVFDVLFFSSSLFLRK; this is encoded by the exons ATGGGTTGTTATGAGTCTAGTAGTGCTTCGAAGGACAGTCAGGATGAAG ATGAAGAGGAGGGATATGAGGACGCTAGTTGGGGTAACCGGGTTTTGGGATTTATGTTTGGCAATGTTGACAATTCTGGTGATCTTGATGTTGATTACCTTGATGAG GATGCAAAGGAGCATCTTGCTGCATTGGCTGATAAGCTGGGTCCATCTCTCACAGAAATAGAT CTGTCAGTAAATTCACCTCAAATGCCAGTTGATCCCGCTGATCAAGGTGATGTTGTCTACCAGGAAAATCTATCTCATGCAGTTTTTGATGTTCT GTTCTTCTCAAGTTCATTGTTCCTGAGGAAATGA
- the LOC123228246 gene encoding transcription initiation factor TFIID subunit 1-like isoform X4 → MGCYESSSASKDSQDEDEEEGYEDASWGNRVLGFMFGNVDNSGDLDVDYLDEDAKEHLAALADKLGPSLTEIDLSVNSPQMPVDPADQGSSQVHCS, encoded by the exons ATGGGTTGTTATGAGTCTAGTAGTGCTTCGAAGGACAGTCAGGATGAAG ATGAAGAGGAGGGATATGAGGACGCTAGTTGGGGTAACCGGGTTTTGGGATTTATGTTTGGCAATGTTGACAATTCTGGTGATCTTGATGTTGATTACCTTGATGAG GATGCAAAGGAGCATCTTGCTGCATTGGCTGATAAGCTGGGTCCATCTCTCACAGAAATAGAT CTGTCAGTAAATTCACCTCAAATGCCAGTTGATCCCGCTGATCAAG GTTCTTCTCAAGTTCATTGTTCCTGA
- the LOC123228246 gene encoding transcription initiation factor TFIID subunit 1-like isoform X1: MGCYESSSASKDSQDEDEEEGYEDASWGNRVLGFMFGNVDNSGDLDVDYLDEDAKEHLAALADKLGPSLTEIDLSVNSPQMPVDPADQVCTYIETLDLPYWFTSSKLGIALGPYNLSSGKLMRYNI; the protein is encoded by the exons ATGGGTTGTTATGAGTCTAGTAGTGCTTCGAAGGACAGTCAGGATGAAG ATGAAGAGGAGGGATATGAGGACGCTAGTTGGGGTAACCGGGTTTTGGGATTTATGTTTGGCAATGTTGACAATTCTGGTGATCTTGATGTTGATTACCTTGATGAG GATGCAAAGGAGCATCTTGCTGCATTGGCTGATAAGCTGGGTCCATCTCTCACAGAAATAGAT CTGTCAGTAAATTCACCTCAAATGCCAGTTGATCCCGCTGATCAAG TATGTACATATATCGAAACCCTGGACCTTCCCTATTGGTTCACAAGTTCAAAACTAGGGATTGCTTTAGGACCCTACAATCTCAGTAGTGGGAAACttatgagatataatatttga
- the LOC123228246 gene encoding transcription initiation factor TFIID subunit 1-like isoform X2 yields the protein MGCYESSSASKDSQDEDEEEGYEDASWGNRVLGFMFGNVDNSGDLDVDYLDEDAKEHLAALADKLGPSLTEIDLSVNSPQMPVDPADQGDVVYQENLSHAVFDVLMTWISAELKLRRLL from the exons ATGGGTTGTTATGAGTCTAGTAGTGCTTCGAAGGACAGTCAGGATGAAG ATGAAGAGGAGGGATATGAGGACGCTAGTTGGGGTAACCGGGTTTTGGGATTTATGTTTGGCAATGTTGACAATTCTGGTGATCTTGATGTTGATTACCTTGATGAG GATGCAAAGGAGCATCTTGCTGCATTGGCTGATAAGCTGGGTCCATCTCTCACAGAAATAGAT CTGTCAGTAAATTCACCTCAAATGCCAGTTGATCCCGCTGATCAAGGTGATGTTGTCTACCAGGAAAATCTATCTCATGCAGTTTTTGATGTTCT AATGACTTGGATATCAGCAGAGTTGAAGTTACGTAGATTGTTATGA
- the LOC123228246 gene encoding transcription initiation factor TFIID subunit 1-like isoform X5, whose amino-acid sequence MGCYESSSASKDSQDEDEEEGYEDASWGNRVLGFMFGNVDNSGDLDVDYLDEDAKEHLAALADKLGPSLTEIDLSVNSPQMPVDPADQE is encoded by the exons ATGGGTTGTTATGAGTCTAGTAGTGCTTCGAAGGACAGTCAGGATGAAG ATGAAGAGGAGGGATATGAGGACGCTAGTTGGGGTAACCGGGTTTTGGGATTTATGTTTGGCAATGTTGACAATTCTGGTGATCTTGATGTTGATTACCTTGATGAG GATGCAAAGGAGCATCTTGCTGCATTGGCTGATAAGCTGGGTCCATCTCTCACAGAAATAGAT CTGTCAGTAAATTCACCTCAAATGCCAGTTGATCCCGCTGATCAAG AATGA